From Syngnathus scovelli strain Florida chromosome 14, RoL_Ssco_1.2, whole genome shotgun sequence, one genomic window encodes:
- the cipca gene encoding CLOCK-interacting pacemaker a, producing the protein MSTFRQPVQHRTSSITRVTHHATSKQDLEQDSGFSDASSEYLSAVDGTDSEDAGRRRSAVSQDTAGLQLAVMGGSYAGLSPMLIMNNFVLNQPSQVTPAEKQWGFTSSLDVMPQSQMLLLQPMMSPKTTPENLPQSKMSTLKTYPRIAPIPADTPSKRSGSSRMRGNSSWAYDQRHRKHGNRQHVTPTPDREPQVPSKSKFDVSNNQSTVPSEGSELLHEKCLSSVTGTSISPSTYHSRTDVDGNQLCPDINSDGFLTESNKLKRFSNTYNILSSSGLLGITLRTKQLIKDNKRTQSQLQLLQQHTALLLEALGSGDPQLWTKLQLCLQDFNK; encoded by the exons ATGAGCACCTTTAGGCAGCCCGTTCAACACCGGACATCATCCATCACCAGGGTAACACACCATGCAACATCAAAACAGGATTTGGAACAAGATTCAGGATTCTCAG ATGCCAGCTCTGAGTACCTGAGTGCAGTTGATGGGACTGACTCCGAGGATGCAGGCAGGAGAAGGTCCGCGGTCAGCCAGGACACGGCCGGACTGCAGCTGGCCGTGATGGGAGGCTCCTACGCTGGACTTTCCCCGATGCTCATTATGAATAATTTTGTCCTCAATCAG CCATCGCAAGTGACTCCAGCTGAGAAACAATGGGGCTTCACTTCATCTCTTGATGTCATGCCTCAATCTCAAATGCTTCTCCTTCAACCTATGATGTCACCAAAAACAACCCCTGAAAATCTCCCGCAGTCAAAAATGTCCACCCTCAAGACCTACCCCAGAATCGCCCCAATCCCAGCGGACACACCCTCAAAGAGGTCAGGATCTTCTAGAATGAGGGGGAATTCATCATGGGCTTACGACCAGCGACACAGAAAACATGGCAACAGGCAGCACGTCACCCCCACCCCTGACCGAGAACCTCAGGTTCCCAGCAAATCCAAGTTTGACGTATCAAACAACCAAAGCACTGTGCCATCAGAGGGCTCAGAGCTTCTTCATGAGAAGTGTCTATCCTCAGTGACAGGGACCTCCATCTCCCCCAGCACATACCACTCTAGGACCGACGTGGACGGCAACCAGCTGTGTCCTGACATTAACTCAGACGGCTTCTTGACAGAGAGCAATAAGTTGAAGCGTTTCAGCAATACTTACAACATCTTGAGCAGCTCCGGCCTGTTGGGCATCACCTTGCGCACCAAGCAGCTGATCAAAGACAACAAGCGCACCCAAAGTCAACTGCAGCTTCTCCAGCAGCATACAGCGCTCCTGCTGGAAGCGCTGGGAAGTGGAGACCCTCAGCTGTGGACTAAACTCCAGCTCTGTCTGCAGGACTTTAATAAGTAA
- the zdhhc22 gene encoding palmitoyltransferase ZDHHC22, with the protein MFTRMLKLRLLNAVAPAYFFTATVVTFILHFGFFMPTIFPSTNTSPGGSATVHTFLFLFLMFNALGNYTMTILYPAASATETAVPVCSPHCSDKVDAHYLLNGRHFCKLCKKVILKRDHHCFFTGNCIGNKNMRYFIMFCIYTSCTCLYSLVLGVAFLTVEYSISFENPLTFLTLLPLSTGYFFTGTISGLQLFLVLMLYVWLGIGLVCAGFCCQQVLLVARGQTWCQMQRGELVDNRSPWRSNLTDVFGSNWALGLILPVHTAQMCSEEALKQD; encoded by the exons ATGTTCACCCGGATGCTCAAACTGAGGCTCCTCAACGCCGTGGCCCCTGCATACTTTTTCACAGCGACAGTGGTCACCTTCATCCTGCACTTTGGCTTCTTCATGCCAACAATCTTCCCCAGCACCAACACGTCGCCAGGAGGGTCCGCAACTGTTCACACTTTCCTGTTCCTCTTCCTGATGTTCAACGCCCTTGGGAATTACACAATGACTATCCTCTACCCTGCTGCGAGCGCCACCGAGACGGCGGTCCCGGTGTGTTCCCCGCACTGCTCGGACAAAGTGGACGCCCACTACCTCCTGAATGGCCGCCACTTCTGCAAACTGTGCAAGAAAGTTATACTCAAACGCGATCACCATTGCTTCTTCACCGGGAATTGTATCGGGAACAAAAACATGCGCTACTTCATCATGTTTTGCATCTACACCTCGTGCACGTGTTTGTACTCGCTGGTTCTTGGTGTAGCCTTCCTCACAGTGGAGTACTCCATCTCTTTTGAAAACCCACTGACCTTCTTGACCCTTCTGCCTCTCTCCACTGGCTACTTCTTCACGG GAACAATCTCCGGCCTGCAGCTGTTCCTGGTGCTGATGCTGTATGTGTGGCTGGGCATCGGGCTGGTGTGCGCGGGCTTTTGTTGCCAGCAGGTGCTGCTGGTGGCCCGGGGCCAAACCTGGTGTCAGATGCAGAGGGGGGAGCTGGTGGACAACCGCAGCCCTTGGAGAAGCAACCTCACGGATGTGTTTGGCTCCAACTGGGCGCTGGGCCTCATTCTGCCGGTGCACACAGCCCAGATGTGCTCTGAGGAGGCGCTCAAACAAGACTGA
- the tmem63c gene encoding calcium permeable stress-gated cation channel 1 isoform X1 — MNFQTVPGKVGVSCVSWLEKTKTLQRLLLPYNHASPQACVLRYGPVLMAALFISRAPPVEGRPVMLSVPGLLDLFEDENSTAERCYHSHSRSSVLQGLPFGGIPTVLAVNVVLWMFLLLIFSCLRKAAWDYGRLALLMDNDSLTSLFYGEPNEKEKSPSESSPSDTETKDMGFCSWLTSLYQMKDEEIRSKCGIDAVTYLSFQRHIILLMTVVCLLSLAVILPINFSGNLLEDSPENFGRTTLANVSAKDSFLWLHAIFALVYFVITFLCMAHHAVRLQYREDEKVARTLMITSIPREISDPGLITKHLHEAYPSCTVTDIRFCFDINKLMRLDLERRKAMKGRLYFATKSQKEGKVMMKTHPCAQIFCCDICGFEKVDAEQYYSELEEKWTDEFNAEKNHIFMKRLGIAFVTFRDERMTAVIVKDYSRVRCRRRPQQSSITTVVQSHQWGISYAPAPSDIIWENLSVCGSRWWLRCVLLNILLFLLLFFLTTPAIIVNTMDKFNVTRPVESLQSPIITEFFPTLLLWVFSVLLPFIVYYSAVFESHWTRSRENQVTMHKCFLLLVFMVLILPSLGLSSLDLFFTWLFDINFLDEKDIKFQCVFLPDNGAFFVNYVITSGLIGTAMELLRIPALTVYGLRLCFAKSQAERIHVKRSQTYEFQFGLEYAWTMCIFAVSVTYSITCPIITPFGLLYVILKHMVDRYNIYYAYVPTKLNQHIHRAAIHQVILAPILCIFWLLFFSVLRLGAVHPITLFTLVSLLSSIAVSFFGLCLKKQQDKSTSYQMSNQPAERTLPDTERTAVTSTTASNLFVASVLLEPELALTPMPSPAHHSYGAMASSQNSAHGPTEEEEGEEEHTQTRETRLQDPPDTSRSSPLMDSPVGYQ; from the exons ATGAACTTTCAGACGGTCCCTGGGAAGGTGGGAGTTTCTTGTGTTTCTTGGCTGGAGAAGACAAAAACACTACAGCGGCTTCTCCTTCCTTACAATCACGCCAGCCCACAAGCGTGCGTTTTGAG GTATGGTCCAGTGCTGATGGCTGCGCTGTTCATATCCAGAGCGCCCCCTGTAGAAGGGAGGCCTGTGATGCTGAGTGTCCCAGGCCTCCTGGATTTATTTGAAGACGAGAACAGCACAGCTGAGAGATGCTACCACTCACACTCTCGCAGCAGTGTCCTCCAGGGTCTCCCCTTTGGGGGGATACCCACCGTCTTGGCCGTCAATGTGGTCCTGTGGATG TTCCTTTTACTCATCTTCTCCTGTCTGAGGAAGGCTGCATGGGACTATGGCCGCCTGGCTCTGCTGATGGACAACGACAG CCTGACGTCCTTGTTTTATGGAGAACCGAATGAGAAGGAGAAGTCTCCCTCAGAGTCCAGCCCTTCTGATACCGAGACCAAGGACATG GGGTTTTGTTCATGGCTCACATCTCTTTACCAGATGAA gGATGAGGAGatccgcagcaagtgtggcattGACGCCGTAACTTATTTGTCCTTCCAACGCCACATCATCCTGCTCATGACTGTGGTGTGCCTGCTGTCTTTGGCTGTGATCCTGCCAATCAACTTTTCTGGGAATCTCTTGG AAGACAGTCCTGAGAACTTTGGAAGAACAACACTGGCTAATGTTAGCGCAAA GGACAGCTTCCTGTGGCTGCACGCCATATTTGCGTTAGTCTACTTTGTCATCACGTTCCTATGTATGGCTCACCACGCCGTACGGCTGCAGTACAGAGAAGATGAGAAG GTTGCAAGAACATTGATGATCACATCCATACCAAGAGAAATTTCCGACCCAGGATTGATTACCAAACACTTACA TGAGGCTTACCCCAGTTGCACTGTCACCGACATACGCTTCTGCTTTGACATCAATAAACTAATGAGGCTGGATTTAGAGAG GCGCAAAGCCATGAAAGGAAGGCTGTACTTTGCCACAAAATCCCAAAAGGAGGGAAAGGTCATGATGAAGACCCACCCGTGTGCTCAGATATTCTGCTGCGACATTTGTGGCTTTGAAAAG GTGGATGCAGAACAATACTACAGCGAGTTAGAAGAGAAATGGACAGATGAGTTCAATGCTGAGAAGAACCACATCTTTATGAAGCGGCTTGGGATCGCTTTTGTGACCTTTCGAGATGAGAGGATGACTGCTGT AATTGTGAAGGACTACAGTCGCGTTCGCTGCCGTAGACGACCTCAGCAGTCCAGCATCACCACCGTGGTCCAGTCTCACCAGTGGGGCATCAGCTACGCACCGGCTCCCAGTGACATCATCTG GGAAAACCTGTCAGTGTGTGGATCCCGCTGGTGGCTCCGCTGCGTCCTCCTCAACATCCTCCTCTTTCTGCTGCTCTTCTTCCTCACCACTCCCGCCATCATCGTTAACACCATGGACAAATTTAATGTCACCAGGCCCGTGGAGagtctgcag AGTCCTATCATAACTGAGTTCTTCCCAACCCTCCTGCTGTGGGTGTTTTCAGTCCTGCTGCCATTTATTGTCTACTACTCGGCCGTCTTTGAGTCCCACTGGACCAG atcCAGGGAGAACCAGGTCACGATGCACAAGTGCTTTTTATTGCTGGTTTTTATGGTCCTCATCCTACCATCGCTTGGTCTGTCCAG TCTGGACTTATTCTTCACTTGGCTCTTTGATATCAATTTCCTAGATGAAAAGGACATCAAATTCCA GTGTGTTTTTCTCCCCGACAACGGCGCATTCTTTGTAAACTACGTGATCACTTCCGGGCTGATCGGAACCGCTATGGAACTGCTTCGTATCCCGGCGCTGACGGTGTATGGCCTTCGCCTGTGCTTCGCAAAATCTCAGGCTGAGCGGATTCATGTCAAACGG AGTCAAACCTATGAGTTCCAATTTGGCCTGGAGTACGCCTGGACCATGTGTATCTTTGCTGTCAGTGTGACCTACAGTATCACTTGTCCGATTATTACACCCTTTG GTCTGCTTTATGTGATCCTGAAGCACATGGTTGACCGCTACAACATCTACTATGCATACGTTCCCACCAAGCTCAACCAGCACATCCATCGAGCCGCTATCCATCAGGTCATCTTGGCTCCCATCCTCTGTATCTTCTGGCTGCTCTTCTTCTCCGTTCTCAGATTAG GTGCAGTGCATCCCATAACCCTGTTTACTTTGGTGTCCCTGCTCTCCTCCATTGCCGTTTCCTTTTTCGGCTTGTGCCTTAAAAAACAACAGGACAAGTCAACAAGCTACCAG ATGTCTAATCAACCAGCAGAGAGAACGCTACCTGATACAGAGAGGACTGCAGTCACTTCGACCACAGCGTCTAAT CTGTTtgtggcatccgtcctgctggaGCCAGAGCTTGCGTTGACCCCCATGCCCTCCCCGGCCCACCACAGCTATGGCGCTATGGCCAGCTCCCAAAATTCAGCCCATGGCCCaacagaagaagaggagggagaGGAAGAACACACCCAGACCCGTGAGACTCGGCTCCAAGACCCCCCCGACACCTCCCGCTCCAGCCCGCTCATGGACAGCCCAGTGGGCTACCAGTAA
- the tmem63c gene encoding calcium permeable stress-gated cation channel 1 isoform X2 codes for MAALFISRAPPVEGRPVMLSVPGLLDLFEDENSTAERCYHSHSRSSVLQGLPFGGIPTVLAVNVVLWMFLLLIFSCLRKAAWDYGRLALLMDNDSLTSLFYGEPNEKEKSPSESSPSDTETKDMGFCSWLTSLYQMKDEEIRSKCGIDAVTYLSFQRHIILLMTVVCLLSLAVILPINFSGNLLEDSPENFGRTTLANVSAKDSFLWLHAIFALVYFVITFLCMAHHAVRLQYREDEKVARTLMITSIPREISDPGLITKHLHEAYPSCTVTDIRFCFDINKLMRLDLERRKAMKGRLYFATKSQKEGKVMMKTHPCAQIFCCDICGFEKVDAEQYYSELEEKWTDEFNAEKNHIFMKRLGIAFVTFRDERMTAVIVKDYSRVRCRRRPQQSSITTVVQSHQWGISYAPAPSDIIWENLSVCGSRWWLRCVLLNILLFLLLFFLTTPAIIVNTMDKFNVTRPVESLQSPIITEFFPTLLLWVFSVLLPFIVYYSAVFESHWTRSRENQVTMHKCFLLLVFMVLILPSLGLSSLDLFFTWLFDINFLDEKDIKFQCVFLPDNGAFFVNYVITSGLIGTAMELLRIPALTVYGLRLCFAKSQAERIHVKRSQTYEFQFGLEYAWTMCIFAVSVTYSITCPIITPFGLLYVILKHMVDRYNIYYAYVPTKLNQHIHRAAIHQVILAPILCIFWLLFFSVLRLGAVHPITLFTLVSLLSSIAVSFFGLCLKKQQDKSTSYQMSNQPAERTLPDTERTAVTSTTASNLFVASVLLEPELALTPMPSPAHHSYGAMASSQNSAHGPTEEEEGEEEHTQTRETRLQDPPDTSRSSPLMDSPVGYQ; via the exons ATGGCTGCGCTGTTCATATCCAGAGCGCCCCCTGTAGAAGGGAGGCCTGTGATGCTGAGTGTCCCAGGCCTCCTGGATTTATTTGAAGACGAGAACAGCACAGCTGAGAGATGCTACCACTCACACTCTCGCAGCAGTGTCCTCCAGGGTCTCCCCTTTGGGGGGATACCCACCGTCTTGGCCGTCAATGTGGTCCTGTGGATG TTCCTTTTACTCATCTTCTCCTGTCTGAGGAAGGCTGCATGGGACTATGGCCGCCTGGCTCTGCTGATGGACAACGACAG CCTGACGTCCTTGTTTTATGGAGAACCGAATGAGAAGGAGAAGTCTCCCTCAGAGTCCAGCCCTTCTGATACCGAGACCAAGGACATG GGGTTTTGTTCATGGCTCACATCTCTTTACCAGATGAA gGATGAGGAGatccgcagcaagtgtggcattGACGCCGTAACTTATTTGTCCTTCCAACGCCACATCATCCTGCTCATGACTGTGGTGTGCCTGCTGTCTTTGGCTGTGATCCTGCCAATCAACTTTTCTGGGAATCTCTTGG AAGACAGTCCTGAGAACTTTGGAAGAACAACACTGGCTAATGTTAGCGCAAA GGACAGCTTCCTGTGGCTGCACGCCATATTTGCGTTAGTCTACTTTGTCATCACGTTCCTATGTATGGCTCACCACGCCGTACGGCTGCAGTACAGAGAAGATGAGAAG GTTGCAAGAACATTGATGATCACATCCATACCAAGAGAAATTTCCGACCCAGGATTGATTACCAAACACTTACA TGAGGCTTACCCCAGTTGCACTGTCACCGACATACGCTTCTGCTTTGACATCAATAAACTAATGAGGCTGGATTTAGAGAG GCGCAAAGCCATGAAAGGAAGGCTGTACTTTGCCACAAAATCCCAAAAGGAGGGAAAGGTCATGATGAAGACCCACCCGTGTGCTCAGATATTCTGCTGCGACATTTGTGGCTTTGAAAAG GTGGATGCAGAACAATACTACAGCGAGTTAGAAGAGAAATGGACAGATGAGTTCAATGCTGAGAAGAACCACATCTTTATGAAGCGGCTTGGGATCGCTTTTGTGACCTTTCGAGATGAGAGGATGACTGCTGT AATTGTGAAGGACTACAGTCGCGTTCGCTGCCGTAGACGACCTCAGCAGTCCAGCATCACCACCGTGGTCCAGTCTCACCAGTGGGGCATCAGCTACGCACCGGCTCCCAGTGACATCATCTG GGAAAACCTGTCAGTGTGTGGATCCCGCTGGTGGCTCCGCTGCGTCCTCCTCAACATCCTCCTCTTTCTGCTGCTCTTCTTCCTCACCACTCCCGCCATCATCGTTAACACCATGGACAAATTTAATGTCACCAGGCCCGTGGAGagtctgcag AGTCCTATCATAACTGAGTTCTTCCCAACCCTCCTGCTGTGGGTGTTTTCAGTCCTGCTGCCATTTATTGTCTACTACTCGGCCGTCTTTGAGTCCCACTGGACCAG atcCAGGGAGAACCAGGTCACGATGCACAAGTGCTTTTTATTGCTGGTTTTTATGGTCCTCATCCTACCATCGCTTGGTCTGTCCAG TCTGGACTTATTCTTCACTTGGCTCTTTGATATCAATTTCCTAGATGAAAAGGACATCAAATTCCA GTGTGTTTTTCTCCCCGACAACGGCGCATTCTTTGTAAACTACGTGATCACTTCCGGGCTGATCGGAACCGCTATGGAACTGCTTCGTATCCCGGCGCTGACGGTGTATGGCCTTCGCCTGTGCTTCGCAAAATCTCAGGCTGAGCGGATTCATGTCAAACGG AGTCAAACCTATGAGTTCCAATTTGGCCTGGAGTACGCCTGGACCATGTGTATCTTTGCTGTCAGTGTGACCTACAGTATCACTTGTCCGATTATTACACCCTTTG GTCTGCTTTATGTGATCCTGAAGCACATGGTTGACCGCTACAACATCTACTATGCATACGTTCCCACCAAGCTCAACCAGCACATCCATCGAGCCGCTATCCATCAGGTCATCTTGGCTCCCATCCTCTGTATCTTCTGGCTGCTCTTCTTCTCCGTTCTCAGATTAG GTGCAGTGCATCCCATAACCCTGTTTACTTTGGTGTCCCTGCTCTCCTCCATTGCCGTTTCCTTTTTCGGCTTGTGCCTTAAAAAACAACAGGACAAGTCAACAAGCTACCAG ATGTCTAATCAACCAGCAGAGAGAACGCTACCTGATACAGAGAGGACTGCAGTCACTTCGACCACAGCGTCTAAT CTGTTtgtggcatccgtcctgctggaGCCAGAGCTTGCGTTGACCCCCATGCCCTCCCCGGCCCACCACAGCTATGGCGCTATGGCCAGCTCCCAAAATTCAGCCCATGGCCCaacagaagaagaggagggagaGGAAGAACACACCCAGACCCGTGAGACTCGGCTCCAAGACCCCCCCGACACCTCCCGCTCCAGCCCGCTCATGGACAGCCCAGTGGGCTACCAGTAA